Proteins found in one Miscanthus floridulus cultivar M001 chromosome 4, ASM1932011v1, whole genome shotgun sequence genomic segment:
- the LOC136551204 gene encoding pathogenesis-related thaumatin-like protein 3.5: MRRRQQQIVTCHWRPLFSSCGGPGGNGNMNRPRRAPRLAALALSLLCFLLSSTTVESVGVFTIINQCKTTIWPAATPGDSFGGGGFALRPGQSAVFKAPAGGWSGRIWGRTGCAFDASGNGTCATGSCGPLLKCGTSGATPVSLAEFTLAADRDFYDVSLVDGFNLPLTVRPVNGHGGGNCSAAGCDGDLRETCPPELAVKGDGGRTVACRSACDVFDTDQYCCRGRFGSQPTCPPTPYSKRFKDACPTAYSYAYDDASSLFTCSGADYIITFCAIRKQQACSYHNNQLVCSDASRRSWPVTSNLLLLLPLVFSALQFSSLMIQEKAT, encoded by the exons ATGCGCAGACGACAGCAGCAAATCGTGACCTGCCATTGGAGACCTCTCTTCTCCTCTTGCGGAGGACCGGGCGGCAACGGCAACATGAACAGACCAAGACGCGCTCCTCGCCTCGCCGCGCTCGCTCTGTCCCTCCTCTGCTTCCTCCTCTCCTCAACCACCGTCGAGTCGGTGGGAGTCTTCACCATCATCAACCAGTGCAAGACGACCATCTGGCCCGCCGCAACGCCAGGCGACAGCTTCGGCGGCGGCGGGTTCGCGCTCCGGCCGGGGCAGTCAGCGGTGTTCAAGGCTCCAGCAGGTGGCTGGTCGGGCCGCATCTGGGGCCGGACGGGGTGCGCCTTCGACGCGTCGGGGAACGGCACCTGCGCGACGGGCTCGTGCGGGCCGTTGCTGAAATGCGGCACCTCCGGCGCCACGCCCGTCAGCCTAGCCGAGTTCACGCTCGCCGCCGACAGGGACTTCTACGACGTGAGCCTGGTGGACGGGTTCAACCTGCCCCTGACGGTGCGCCCCGTGAACGGCCACGGCGGCGGCAACTGCAGCGCGGCCGGGTGCGACGGCGACCTGAGGGAGACGTGCCCGCCGGAGCTCGCCGTGAAGGGGGACGGAGGAAGGACGGTGGCGTGCCGGAGCGCGTGCGACGTGTTCGACACGGATCAGTACTGCTGCCGCGGGAGGTTCGGCAGCCAGCCCACGTGCCCGCCCACGCCCTACTCCAAGAGGTTCAAGGACGCTTGCCCCACGGCTTACAGCTACGCCTACGACGACGCCAGCAGCCTCTTCACCTGCTCCGGCGCCGACTACATCATCACCTTCTGCGCCATCAG GAAGCAACAAGCGTGCTCGTACCACAACAATCAGCTGGTTTGCAGTGACGCCAGCCGCCGGTCATGGCCGGTCACGTCCAACCTCCTGCTGCTACTTCCCCTCGTCTTTTCGGCGCTGCAGTTTTCCAGTCTGATGATCCAGGAGAAAGCGACCTGA